A part of Magnetospirillum sp. genomic DNA contains:
- a CDS encoding IS3 family transposase (programmed frameshift), with protein sequence MPKKGFSEEQIAFALRQAESGTPVGEVCRKLGMSEQSFYRWKKRFAGMGISEIRRLKQLEDENTKLKRLVADLTLDKTMLQDVLPKKMVRPSAKRQVVDHFKAAYGVSERRAVRVSGSARSTYRYRSIRDPQTALRMRLKELAAARIRYGYRRLYVLLRREGWSTNHKRIYRLYCEEGLSIRTKTPRRRRSCRYRVGRPAIGGVNDTWAMDFVSERLFDGRPFRILTIVDCHTREALATCARTNFRAYQVIEELDRLARVRGKPRSIRVDNGPEFAGQMLDQWAYLNKIELDFSRPGKPTDNGFIEAFNGRLRAKCLNASWFISMTDARQRIEEWRTDYNTERPHMALGGLTPKAFADQIDRA encoded by the exons ATGCCTAAAAAAGGATTCAGCGAGGAGCAGATCGCGTTTGCACTTCGCCAGGCGGAGAGCGGCACGCCGGTGGGCGAGGTCTGCCGAAAACTCGGGATGAGCGAACAAAGTTTCTACCGGTGGAAGAAGCGGTTTGCCGGGATGGGTATCTCGGAGATCCGCCGCCTGAAGCAGCTCGAGGACGAGAACACGAAGCTGAAGCGGCTGGTCGCGGATCTGACGCTCGACAAAACCATGCTGCAGGATGTTCTGC CGAAAAAAATGGTAAGGCCCTCCGCGAAGCGCCAGGTCGTTGACCATTTCAAGGCGGCTTACGGCGTCAGTGAGCGGAGGGCCGTTCGTGTCAGCGGCTCAGCAAGGTCGACCTACCGGTACCGATCCATCCGGGATCCGCAAACGGCGCTGCGGATGCGGCTGAAGGAGCTTGCAGCCGCGCGTATACGGTACGGCTACCGGCGCTTGTACGTGCTGCTGCGCCGGGAAGGCTGGTCGACGAACCACAAGCGGATCTATCGGCTGTACTGTGAAGAAGGCCTGTCGATCCGGACGAAAACGCCACGCCGGCGCCGATCTTGCCGGTATCGGGTAGGGCGACCGGCAATAGGTGGCGTCAACGACACCTGGGCGATGGACTTCGTCTCCGAGCGGCTGTTCGACGGACGGCCGTTCCGAATCCTGACGATCGTCGACTGCCATACGAGAGAGGCTCTCGCGACCTGCGCGAGGACAAACTTCAGGGCATACCAGGTGATCGAAGAACTGGATCGACTGGCGCGGGTCCGCGGCAAGCCAAGAAGCATTCGGGTCGACAACGGCCCAGAGTTCGCCGGTCAGATGCTCGACCAGTGGGCGTATCTGAACAAGATTGAGCTCGACTTCTCAAGGCCAGGAAAGCCAACAGACAACGGGTTCATCGAGGCGTTCAACGGTCGTCTTCGTGCCAAGTGCCTGAATGCCTCATGGTTCATCTCGATGACCGATGCCCGGCAGCGCATCGAAGAATGGAGGACGGACTACAACACCGAACGACCCCACATGGCACTCGGCGGCTTGACGCCGAAGGCCTTCGCAGACCAAATAGACCGTGCCTGA
- a CDS encoding carbonic anhydrase has product MSRLDHLFDRNLEWANRKTERDPDFFRRMAEQQTPNYLWIGCSDSRVTANDVLGLDPGEVFVHRNIANIVHSSDMNVLAVLEFAIEVLKVRHVIVAGHYGCGGVQRAMADARGTLVDHWLQPLSIFFRTHRSAFDALVTDEHRLDRLCEINVEMQVRRVAATPIVEAAWGRGMELHLHGWIYGMHDGLLRDLGATLSSIQARDAAPAIDQRATASSEPLSARRRHAFEAFSAMGLDDMASQPCCTPPIADSEP; this is encoded by the coding sequence ATGAGCAGACTCGACCATCTCTTCGACCGCAATCTCGAGTGGGCCAATCGCAAGACCGAGCGCGATCCTGACTTTTTCCGGCGCATGGCCGAGCAACAAACGCCGAATTATTTGTGGATCGGCTGTTCGGACAGCCGAGTCACCGCCAACGACGTGCTCGGTTTGGATCCGGGCGAGGTATTCGTGCATCGGAACATCGCCAATATCGTGCACAGCAGCGACATGAACGTTCTTGCCGTGCTGGAATTCGCGATCGAAGTACTGAAGGTTCGGCATGTGATCGTCGCAGGCCATTATGGCTGCGGTGGCGTGCAGCGCGCGATGGCAGATGCGCGCGGGACCTTGGTTGACCATTGGCTACAGCCGCTTTCAATATTTTTCCGCACACATAGAAGCGCGTTCGACGCACTCGTGACGGACGAACATCGGCTTGACCGACTTTGCGAAATCAACGTCGAAATGCAGGTTCGGCGCGTTGCCGCGACGCCTATCGTCGAGGCGGCATGGGGGCGCGGCATGGAACTGCATTTGCACGGCTGGATCTACGGCATGCACGACGGATTGCTGCGCGATCTGGGCGCGACCCTGTCGTCGATCCAAGCGCGGGACGCGGCACCTGCGATCGACCAACGCGCGACCGCGAGTTCCGAACCGTTGAGCGCGCGGCGCCGCCATGCATTCGAAGCTTTTTCAGCCATGGGTCTGGACGATATGGCATCGCAGCCCTGCTGCACGCCACCGATCGCGGATAGCGAGCCGTGA
- a CDS encoding hemerythrin domain-containing protein, whose product MLRNDTAPTPLALLDDPLAYVLAAHFRQRAICAVLRRFATARVVGRVEADRMIAYLVGDLRLHHEDEDIDLYPVLRRRALPADGLGIILARLGEEHRQGTAIADQIVAALAAKPADEEIQIGAALDATIQAYAACELKHLALENGVVLALARIRLTRADLTMIGRSMKLRRGVVVA is encoded by the coding sequence ATGCTGCGGAATGATACGGCGCCGACGCCTTTGGCGCTGCTCGACGATCCGCTGGCCTATGTGCTTGCGGCGCATTTTCGGCAGCGCGCGATCTGCGCCGTGCTGCGCCGCTTCGCGACGGCGCGTGTTGTCGGCCGCGTCGAGGCCGACAGGATGATCGCCTATCTTGTCGGAGATCTGCGCCTGCACCACGAAGACGAGGATATCGACCTCTATCCCGTGCTGCGGCGGCGCGCGTTGCCCGCGGACGGTCTTGGCATCATTCTGGCTCGTCTCGGCGAGGAACATCGCCAAGGTACGGCAATAGCCGACCAGATTGTTGCGGCGCTAGCGGCAAAGCCGGCGGACGAGGAGATTCAGATCGGGGCGGCTCTCGACGCGACGATACAGGCCTATGCTGCATGCGAACTCAAGCATCTTGCTCTCGAAAACGGCGTTGTGCTGGCGCTCGCGCGTATTCGCCTGACGCGAGCCGATTTGACGATGATCGGCCGTAGCATGAAGCTACGACGCGGAGTCGTCGTCGCATGA
- a CDS encoding peptidylprolyl isomerase: protein MDTATARSATTTSSVGSKTIRVNGVEIPRATIAQETQHHPARRPLDAMKSASAALVVRELLLQEARRLAVPIDPASDGEGRRETDEEALVRGLIDREVRTPEADRAACLRYYEQNRRRFRTPDLHEVRHILLPANRTDSPEVAQTILARLVVDPHEFAVLAAAHSACPSGKTDGNLGQIGPGQTVPEFESALARIAVGTIHPEPIKTRYGLHIVALDRRIDGRFLPFELVHEKIAAWMHEKVRRGAIRQYVAILVGKADIQGIELTAASSPLVQ from the coding sequence ATGGACACTGCAACCGCTCGCTCCGCAACGACGACATCGTCTGTCGGCAGCAAAACGATCCGCGTAAACGGCGTGGAGATTCCCCGCGCCACCATCGCACAGGAAACGCAGCACCATCCGGCGCGCCGACCGCTCGACGCCATGAAATCCGCGTCTGCAGCTTTGGTGGTGCGCGAGTTGCTGTTGCAGGAGGCCCGCCGTCTTGCCGTGCCGATCGACCCAGCGAGCGACGGCGAGGGGCGTCGCGAAACCGACGAAGAAGCGCTGGTGCGCGGCCTGATCGACCGCGAAGTGCGCACGCCCGAAGCCGACAGGGCTGCGTGTTTGCGGTACTACGAGCAGAATCGCCGCCGCTTTCGCACGCCCGACCTCCACGAGGTGCGGCACATTCTGCTGCCCGCAAACCGCACCGACAGCCCGGAAGTCGCGCAAACGATTTTGGCGCGCCTTGTCGTCGATCCGCACGAATTTGCAGTTCTGGCTGCGGCCCATTCGGCCTGTCCGTCCGGAAAGACGGACGGCAATCTTGGCCAAATCGGCCCCGGGCAGACCGTGCCGGAGTTCGAGAGCGCCTTGGCGCGCATCGCGGTCGGCACGATTCACCCCGAGCCGATCAAAACGCGCTACGGGTTGCATATCGTTGCGCTCGATCGGCGCATCGACGGGCGCTTCCTGCCTTTCGAACTTGTGCATGAAAAAATTGCGGCTTGGATGCACGAAAAAGTCCGCCGCGGCGCCATTCGCCAGTATGTCGCCATCCTTGTCGGCAAGGCCGATATCCAGGGCATCGAACTGACGGCTGCTTCTTCGCCGCTGGTCCAGTGA
- the narI gene encoding respiratory nitrate reductase subunit gamma, producing the protein MRDAIFHILFVWYPYVCLTAFLLGSLIRFDREQYSWRASSSQLLRKRQLAWGSNLFHGGILFLFVGHAAGLLTPTFVYTMFVTVEQKQLIAVIAGGIAGLICFVGLSLLLHRRLFDARIRMTSTYMDLAVLAILWIQLLLGLVTLPFSLAHSDGSTMLVLAHWAQGILTLQPVDAGTLQGLEFPYLAHLVLGMTIFLIFPFSRLVHVWSAPVWYLGRRGYQIVRSRRPIAPRSAAE; encoded by the coding sequence ATGCGCGACGCCATCTTCCACATTCTTTTCGTCTGGTACCCGTATGTTTGTCTGACTGCTTTTCTATTGGGCAGCCTCATTCGCTTCGACCGCGAGCAGTATTCCTGGCGCGCCAGCTCCAGCCAGCTCCTGCGCAAGCGGCAGCTCGCTTGGGGCTCGAATCTGTTCCATGGCGGCATCCTGTTTCTTTTCGTTGGCCATGCGGCGGGATTGCTGACGCCGACGTTCGTTTATACAATGTTCGTCACCGTCGAACAGAAGCAGCTAATAGCCGTCATTGCTGGCGGTATCGCCGGTTTGATCTGTTTCGTCGGGCTTTCGCTGCTGCTGCATCGCCGCCTTTTCGATGCGCGCATCCGCATGACCTCCACGTATATGGATCTGGCGGTACTGGCGATCCTCTGGATCCAGTTGTTGCTCGGACTCGTCACGCTGCCGTTTTCGCTCGCGCATTCCGACGGCTCGACCATGCTTGTCCTCGCGCATTGGGCGCAAGGCATCCTGACGCTTCAGCCGGTGGATGCGGGCACGCTGCAGGGGCTGGAGTTTCCGTACCTTGCGCATCTGGTGCTGGGCATGACGATCTTTCTGATCTTTCCCTTTTCGCGGCTTGTGCATGTGTGGTCGGCGCCGGTTTGGTATCTCGGGCGGCGGGGCTACCAGATCGTGCGCAGTCGGCGCCCGATCGCACCGCGTTCGGCGGCGGAGTAA
- the narJ gene encoding nitrate reductase molybdenum cofactor assembly chaperone yields MRTLKVLSVLLTYPTAELVAAGAELRAVLETEGALPKRERAAVAALIADLAALDLYDAQERYILLFDRTRSLSLHLFEHVHGESRDRGQAMVDLIKIYEDGGFTPTTAELPDFLPLFLEYAATRAPAAAIEMIGQPAHVFAALRERLAKRSSPYESVFAALAALSRAKLDATALAKLRAEPDPEPDDLEALDAAWEAEEVTFGPGAATACGTDTLSAKLRQAARPAPGLEPLPRQRQGTAAANRTSA; encoded by the coding sequence ATGCGCACGCTCAAAGTCCTTTCCGTGCTGCTGACATATCCGACCGCAGAGTTGGTCGCGGCCGGAGCGGAGCTTCGGGCTGTGCTCGAAACCGAAGGCGCACTGCCCAAGCGCGAGCGCGCGGCAGTCGCGGCACTCATCGCCGATCTTGCCGCCCTCGACCTCTACGATGCGCAGGAGCGGTACATTCTGCTGTTCGATCGCACGCGATCGCTCTCGCTGCATCTGTTCGAGCATGTTCATGGCGAAAGCCGCGACCGCGGCCAGGCGATGGTCGATCTTATCAAGATCTACGAAGATGGCGGCTTCACGCCGACCACGGCTGAATTGCCGGATTTCCTGCCGCTGTTTCTGGAATACGCGGCAACCCGCGCACCTGCCGCAGCGATCGAGATGATCGGCCAGCCTGCGCATGTCTTTGCCGCCTTGCGCGAGCGCCTGGCCAAGCGATCTTCGCCATACGAAAGCGTCTTTGCGGCGCTCGCGGCGCTGTCCCGTGCAAAGCTTGATGCGACAGCACTGGCCAAGTTGCGCGCGGAACCCGATCCCGAGCCCGACGACCTGGAAGCGCTGGATGCCGCGTGGGAGGCGGAGGAAGTGACGTTCGGTCCAGGTGCTGCCACGGCCTGCGGCACCGACACATTGTCGGCCAAGCTGCGCCAGGCGGCGCGCCCCGCACCGGGTCTGGAGCCGCTGCCGCGCCAACGCCAGGGCACCGCCGCTGCGAACCGCACTTCAGCTTGA